In the bacterium genome, one interval contains:
- the ruvC gene encoding crossover junction endodeoxyribonuclease RuvC produces the protein MRVMGIDPGSAVTGYGIVDGEPQGPLHCVICGCVRTRSGSPFEQRLKMIYDEIAGLIGRHQPQQIVFEEIFVNRNVRAALQLGQARGAALIAAVHAGLPVFYYAAREVKQALTGYGAADKEQVQSMVSGLLKLNLADWPLDTSDALALAICHHHRTSSSARLQGDTR, from the coding sequence ATGCGGGTGATGGGCATTGACCCCGGCAGTGCGGTGACTGGATATGGGATCGTGGACGGTGAGCCGCAAGGACCGTTGCACTGCGTGATCTGCGGGTGTGTGCGCACGCGATCCGGTTCCCCCTTTGAACAACGCCTGAAAATGATTTATGATGAGATCGCCGGACTGATCGGCCGCCATCAGCCGCAACAGATCGTGTTTGAAGAGATCTTTGTCAATCGCAACGTACGGGCGGCGTTGCAACTGGGGCAGGCGCGCGGCGCTGCGCTGATCGCTGCCGTGCACGCCGGCCTGCCGGTTTTTTATTACGCGGCCCGAGAGGTGAAACAAGCCTTGACCGGTTATGGCGCTGCCGACAAGGAACAGGTCCAGAGCATGGTGAGCGGTTTGCTGAAATTGAACCTTGCGGACTGGCCTCTGGATACGTCCGATGCTCTTGCCCTCGCCATCTGTCATCATCATCGAACCTCGTCCTCGGCCCGTCTGCAGGGAGATACACGATGA
- a CDS encoding YebC/PmpR family DNA-binding transcriptional regulator — MSGHSKWATIKRKKGKTDAERGRLFTRLIKEITIAARNGGGDESANPRLRTAILAAKAANMPAVNIDRAIKKGTGELEGVNYEEVVYEGFGPGGTAFYVEVVTDNKNRTVAEMRHLFSKYGGNLGVTGSVARLFSKQGVIVVPAAGVTEDDLMVATLDAGPDDIQQDGDIFQILTEPAKLEPVKKALETAGIKYDSAEITMQPSNTIKVEGKTAESLMKLAEAIEEHDDVQNVYSNFDVDENTLASLND; from the coding sequence ATGTCCGGACATTCCAAATGGGCGACCATCAAACGTAAAAAAGGCAAAACCGACGCCGAACGCGGACGGTTATTCACCCGGCTGATCAAAGAGATCACCATCGCTGCGCGCAACGGCGGTGGTGATGAATCCGCGAACCCCCGTTTGCGCACCGCCATTCTGGCTGCCAAGGCGGCGAACATGCCGGCGGTCAACATCGACCGTGCGATCAAAAAAGGCACTGGAGAGCTCGAAGGCGTGAACTATGAAGAGGTCGTGTACGAGGGATTCGGTCCAGGCGGCACGGCGTTTTATGTCGAGGTGGTGACGGATAATAAAAACAGAACAGTGGCCGAGATGCGGCATCTCTTTTCCAAATACGGCGGCAATCTCGGCGTGACCGGCAGTGTGGCCCGATTGTTCAGCAAACAGGGCGTCATTGTGGTGCCGGCCGCCGGAGTGACCGAGGATGATCTGATGGTTGCCACGCTGGATGCCGGACCGGATGATATTCAGCAGGATGGCGATATTTTTCAAATCCTCACCGAACCCGCCAAGTTGGAACCGGTCAAAAAAGCACTGGAGACCGCCGGCATCAAATACGATTCGGCAGAGATCACCATGCAGCCCTCCAACACGATCAAGGTGGAAGGCAAAACCGCGGAATCGCTGATGAAACTCGCGGAGGCGATCGAAGAACACGATGACGTGCAAAACGTCTATTCCAATTTTGATGTGGATGAGAACACTCTGGCATCGTTGAACGACTGA
- a CDS encoding gamma-glutamylcyclotransferase, which yields METANPTLDKLFVYGSLNNDQYFHILTGRTFPAQPAELLDHRRVQRRNSFAFALPWNGSRISGKLLSGVTSAALQKLDEYEGEGHLYHRRIGRVKIDGEIAQAYVYVGDPKALKPYLKKGYNDRDRIEEFVARQVERYLENKADRNLLMDRRHLSLIVTRELLSEEVESLLSQHFLDAGLPPFIIKHEIENASLPSLDWLAADRKAQAYADAYLSMVIKFIIFNQLEEKFRNQYRGSVQTKPNYYHHTLSGLMALQLLQIQRPRVQTAMSQMGVDVYREDLRYIDYSVAAIMIAEEIFDLDLADEIVYQVKKHRRSGSHPLGAELEFSNLGVHAIAAAERQDPVYDGFYYFYDFDLMRRGWKLGAHVDDHGFLTSPDVRTRGFMELAFGRYRLLGDVSKPATDDAWVLSRMIELAVDYIDVQPHSLHISIETLPDRAFRKIDDPQFFLCLLLLGGDLRKDDQGRLREWRIYKEEITHPEVGVCLSRLNRHHQNPSDRKWSSVVEFQFPRLTAGRDYQPLIMALKGFQIAANPYPFKGVKECPFQAHYEAIEHSLVDWAAQPRPVSTSSLHAFIDLVEKGLKEEALQCGAEYDAYCQLMLGRIETELKEINQRIIDHYPERTSHHP from the coding sequence TTGGAAACCGCAAACCCGACATTGGACAAGCTGTTCGTCTACGGCTCGTTGAACAATGACCAGTATTTTCATATTCTGACCGGCCGCACCTTTCCCGCGCAGCCGGCCGAACTGCTGGATCATCGTCGCGTGCAACGGCGCAACAGCTTTGCTTTTGCCCTGCCCTGGAACGGCTCCCGCATCAGCGGCAAACTGCTCTCCGGCGTAACCTCGGCTGCACTGCAAAAACTGGACGAGTATGAGGGCGAGGGCCACCTCTACCACCGGCGCATCGGCCGCGTCAAAATCGACGGGGAGATTGCACAGGCCTATGTCTATGTCGGCGATCCCAAAGCGCTCAAACCGTATCTTAAAAAAGGTTATAACGACCGCGACCGAATCGAGGAATTTGTCGCCCGCCAGGTGGAACGCTATCTGGAAAACAAGGCGGATCGCAACCTGCTCATGGACCGGCGACACCTGTCGCTCATCGTCACCCGCGAACTGTTGTCCGAAGAGGTTGAATCACTGCTCAGTCAGCATTTTCTCGACGCCGGCCTGCCGCCGTTCATCATCAAGCATGAAATCGAGAACGCCAGTCTCCCATCCCTGGACTGGCTGGCTGCGGATCGCAAGGCGCAAGCCTATGCCGACGCCTACCTGTCTATGGTAATTAAATTTATTATCTTTAATCAATTAGAAGAAAAATTCCGTAATCAGTACCGCGGCAGCGTTCAAACAAAACCGAACTATTATCATCACACGTTGTCCGGATTGATGGCGCTGCAGCTGTTGCAAATACAACGGCCGCGCGTGCAAACCGCCATGAGCCAGATGGGCGTTGATGTCTATCGCGAGGATCTGCGCTATATCGATTACAGTGTTGCGGCCATTATGATCGCCGAGGAGATCTTTGACCTTGACCTGGCTGACGAGATCGTCTACCAGGTCAAGAAACACCGGCGCAGCGGCAGCCATCCCCTGGGCGCTGAACTCGAGTTCTCCAACCTCGGCGTCCATGCCATCGCGGCGGCGGAACGCCAGGATCCGGTCTACGACGGCTTTTATTATTTTTATGATTTCGATCTCATGCGCCGCGGCTGGAAACTGGGCGCGCACGTCGATGATCATGGCTTTTTAACCTCCCCGGATGTACGCACGCGCGGTTTTATGGAGCTCGCGTTCGGCCGCTATCGTCTGCTGGGCGATGTGAGCAAGCCGGCCACCGACGACGCGTGGGTGCTCAGCCGCATGATCGAACTGGCGGTGGACTATATCGATGTCCAACCGCACAGTCTGCACATCAGCATCGAGACGTTGCCGGACCGCGCCTTTCGCAAGATCGACGATCCGCAATTTTTTCTCTGCCTGCTGCTGCTGGGCGGAGATCTGCGCAAGGACGATCAGGGACGGTTGCGCGAATGGCGCATTTATAAAGAGGAGATCACCCATCCGGAAGTGGGCGTCTGCCTGTCGCGGTTGAACCGGCATCATCAGAATCCATCGGACCGCAAGTGGTCTTCGGTCGTGGAATTTCAATTTCCCAGACTGACGGCCGGACGGGATTACCAGCCGCTGATCATGGCGCTGAAAGGATTTCAGATCGCCGCCAACCCCTATCCGTTCAAAGGCGTCAAAGAGTGTCCGTTCCAGGCGCATTATGAAGCGATCGAACACTCACTGGTGGACTGGGCGGCGCAGCCGAGGCCGGTGTCTACGTCTTCCTTGCACGCCTTTATCGACCTGGTCGAAAAAGGTCTGAAAGAAGAAGCGCTGCAGTGCGGTGCAGAGTATGATGCGTACTGCCAATTGATGTTGGGACGGATCGAAACAGAGTTGAAAGAAATCAACCAACGCATCATCGACCATTATCCCGAGCGAACGAGCCATCACCCTTGA
- a CDS encoding SPOR domain-containing protein — MRSFLFVLCAFAIAWGQTPSATRSNAETLTAWQEDRYTLEESWDPAILLDLTLDTSAVRQQVIRNEQFEALLKGRSRVEENAGVYAYGYRVQLVATREEAEARANMQSALLSFSENVYLLFDNPYYKLRVGDCLSRSQADSLQQRALAKGFANAWITRSQVYKQPPDRNSLISPPNDSLFLHR; from the coding sequence ATGAGATCCTTTCTATTCGTTCTTTGCGCTTTTGCCATCGCATGGGGGCAAACCCCGTCTGCGACCAGGTCCAACGCCGAAACCTTGACGGCCTGGCAAGAGGACCGTTACACGTTGGAGGAGTCCTGGGATCCGGCTATCCTGCTGGATCTGACCTTGGACACCAGCGCTGTGCGCCAGCAGGTGATTCGCAATGAGCAGTTCGAGGCCCTGCTCAAGGGTCGCAGCAGGGTGGAAGAGAACGCGGGTGTGTATGCCTACGGCTATCGCGTGCAGTTGGTCGCCACCCGGGAAGAAGCGGAAGCCAGGGCTAACATGCAGAGCGCTCTGCTCTCCTTCAGCGAGAACGTCTATCTGCTGTTCGATAATCCCTACTACAAGCTGCGCGTGGGCGATTGTTTGTCTCGAAGCCAGGCGGATTCACTGCAGCAGCGCGCGTTGGCTAAGGGCTTTGCCAATGCGTGGATCACCCGCTCTCAGGTGTACAAGCAGCCGCCTGATCGTAACAGCCTGATTTCCCCGCCGAATGATTCTCTGTTTCTGCATCGCTGA
- a CDS encoding 2-isopropylmalate synthase — protein MTTAAHPWLLNRATAHYPLADVDEPQLMRDQFPYSEIPRTIFDDVWVAPKPAPEIWITDTTFRDGQQSRTPFTVAQVSRLFDLLSRLSGPQGVVRQSEFFIYSSHDREILEEVRRKGYRYPEVTAWIRANPADFELVKQVGLKETGMLTSISDYHIFLKLKKTRRQALDAFMQVVRAAAEAGLEAIRCHYEDVTRADFWGCVMPFTEELMNFSQKSGLRIKIRLCDTMGYGVPWANAALPRSIPKMIFYLQREFAMPSENLEWHGHNDFHKVHINSLTAWLSGVASVNGAVLGFGERTGNSPLEALAVEYASLTGHTNGMDLTAISDIADYVREIGTPVPANFPFVGERFNVTMAGIHADGVIKNEEIYNIFDTGKILKRPLDVNITDRSGIAGVGFWVNRELQKQGRPALDKRDPRIAKMFEWVEAQYENGRITAISPEEMTELFKKHFDSV, from the coding sequence ATGACCACCGCTGCTCACCCCTGGCTGTTGAATCGGGCAACGGCGCATTACCCGTTGGCTGATGTCGATGAACCGCAGCTCATGCGCGATCAGTTCCCATACAGCGAAATACCCAGAACGATCTTTGACGACGTGTGGGTGGCCCCAAAACCGGCGCCCGAGATATGGATCACCGACACGACGTTTCGCGACGGTCAGCAGTCGCGGACGCCGTTTACAGTGGCCCAGGTTTCGCGATTATTCGATCTGCTCAGCCGGCTCTCCGGCCCTCAGGGCGTTGTCCGCCAATCAGAGTTTTTCATCTATTCCAGCCACGACCGCGAGATCCTCGAAGAGGTGCGCCGGAAAGGCTACCGCTATCCAGAGGTGACAGCCTGGATCCGCGCCAATCCCGCTGATTTCGAACTGGTCAAACAGGTGGGTTTGAAAGAGACCGGCATGCTGACCTCTATTTCAGACTATCATATCTTTTTAAAGTTGAAAAAAACGCGGCGCCAGGCGCTGGACGCCTTTATGCAGGTGGTGCGCGCAGCCGCGGAAGCAGGCTTGGAGGCCATCCGCTGTCATTACGAAGATGTGACTCGCGCTGACTTTTGGGGCTGTGTCATGCCCTTCACCGAAGAGCTGATGAACTTTTCGCAGAAATCCGGATTGCGTATAAAAATCCGTCTCTGCGACACCATGGGCTACGGCGTGCCGTGGGCCAACGCCGCTTTGCCGCGCTCCATCCCCAAAATGATTTTTTACCTGCAGCGGGAATTCGCCATGCCCTCGGAAAACCTGGAATGGCACGGTCATAACGATTTTCACAAGGTGCATATCAACTCCCTCACCGCCTGGCTGTCCGGCGTTGCCAGCGTCAACGGCGCGGTGCTGGGATTTGGAGAACGAACCGGCAATTCGCCTTTGGAGGCGCTGGCGGTGGAATACGCCTCCCTCACCGGCCACACCAACGGCATGGATCTGACCGCCATCAGCGACATCGCCGACTATGTCCGTGAGATCGGCACGCCGGTGCCGGCCAACTTTCCCTTTGTCGGCGAACGGTTCAACGTCACCATGGCCGGCATCCACGCCGACGGCGTGATAAAAAACGAAGAGATCTATAATATATTCGACACCGGCAAAATTCTCAAACGACCTCTGGACGTCAACATCACCGACCGCTCCGGCATCGCCGGCGTCGGTTTTTGGGTGAATCGCGAGCTGCAGAAACAGGGCAGACCGGCGTTGGATAAACGCGATCCCCGTATCGCCAAAATGTTCGAATGGGTGGAAGCCCAGTATGAAAACGGCCGCATCACCGCCATCTCGCCGGAGGAGATGACCGAGCTGTTTAAAAAACATTTCGATTCCGTCTGA
- the ruvA gene encoding Holliday junction branch migration protein RuvA has protein sequence MIAFISGVLVSKTATRAVVRTAGVGLDVLIPLSTFEKLPDPGATVTLQTHLHVREDALSLIGFFSIEEKELFQMLVSVSGIGVKLALGILSGCKIVDLYKYLAEGNEASLTRIPGLGKKTAQRLILDLKDKAAAQLGKISTDLSIPARLNRDMLEEAIQAMLSLGYTRPEAVRSIEKAAHALGEEASIEKLLRQALQR, from the coding sequence ATGATCGCTTTTATCAGCGGCGTTCTCGTCAGCAAGACCGCCACCCGCGCCGTCGTCCGGACCGCGGGTGTGGGGCTGGATGTCCTGATTCCGCTCTCCACTTTTGAAAAATTGCCCGACCCCGGAGCGACGGTCACGCTGCAGACCCACTTGCACGTTCGCGAGGATGCACTGTCGTTGATTGGTTTTTTTTCGATCGAAGAGAAGGAGCTGTTTCAGATGCTGGTGTCGGTCAGCGGCATCGGCGTCAAATTGGCGCTGGGCATCCTGTCCGGCTGCAAAATTGTAGATCTATATAAGTATCTGGCAGAGGGCAACGAGGCGAGCCTCACGCGAATCCCTGGGTTGGGGAAAAAGACCGCGCAACGGTTGATTTTGGATCTCAAGGACAAAGCCGCCGCTCAGCTCGGAAAAATCAGCACCGACCTTTCCATCCCGGCGCGGCTGAACCGGGATATGCTGGAGGAAGCGATTCAGGCCATGCTCTCTCTGGGCTATACTCGGCCGGAGGCCGTGCGCAGCATAGAGAAAGCGGCGCACGCTCTGGGCGAAGAAGCGAGTATTGAAAAACTGCTGCGCCAAGCGCTGCAGAGATAA